DNA from Branchiostoma lanceolatum isolate klBraLanc5 chromosome 6, klBraLanc5.hap2, whole genome shotgun sequence:
GTAATGTCCTCCTCTACCGGGCATTGGAGGCCCTTACCCttcaagcctacaaaaatacatttttcttcattaaagTCAGGATCTATTATTTCTCTCCATCTCTGCCTGCAGGTCTACACATCTATCAAGTACATATTCCAGACATTTAGCTTGACAGATAAAAAGCCACCAGAGACCCATTACACATTAGACATGTTAGAAATGGGTAGGCTTAGCATATAGTGCTgcagatgcccccctccccaccatctCTAATCCCACATGTGACAGACTACTGATACTGCCAGATGTGAAAGATGTGCAGACATTCACGTGTGAAACCTAACTCTTCCCACAAGACAGCGGATAGCCCCACAATGCCAATCTAACTACTTCCGAAGTATACATCACATACGTGGCAGCAGTCAAGGTGGCAGCAGGACGATAAATATTCCAAGCACAGTCCCTATGATAAAAGCATTATGATCACTAACATCGTAACAAAAGTATATCATGGACCAAGGACGTTTAAACCACCTTGCATGGACATAGCAAGTTCTTGGAATTCATAATGTATCAAGGCATGATGTACACTTTATATCATTATAACATGTTTAAAACATCATCTTCATCAGAGACAGTGGTCTTCTAACATGTAACGTAATGAAAAAGGCTTGTCAAATCTATACCGGTAGATTTCAGAAAGGAGGTTTTAATTTCCAAAGTCATGCATGGGTAGAAGTTAAAACAGAAAAATGTCCCACAGTAACAACACATCTTATTGTTTGGCCGGATTCCtgactctgtttgtatgtttgtgtttactAAATACTGCTGACTAGTGGAGTCTGCACACAATGTCCTGCATCAAACGCAGGATCACTGTAAACACTACATGCACTCAAGGTCATAAACATGCATCAGCAGACAAGAGAAACATTAACACGACAAACATGTCGTAGTTTacacaacaacaataaaaacgGGCATGTTACATGAGAttataaaaaatgcaaaaactTTGGCTGACTCTCTAAAACTTAGCTTGCTAATGCTATCaagactttatttatttatttagggtggaggtgttcaaaaatgtgtttttcccgAGAAACATCATAGAGTagaactcattgccaccaagtaccaTAGGCTTGCTAGGGGCATCCTCATTCGGTGTCATCTAGATTTACACATTAGGTAGCTTTAATTTAAACACTGCTTGTAGCTTGTGCAAAGGTCAGATGTAACAGGTTGTTCGGTTTCGAAGAAGGAGTATATGTGTTCAATTGTGCCTTGCTAGTATTTGTGCCTCCAACACATcatcataatacaatgtatagtaCATACAGGTAGGGCTTAGAGTTAGACAACTTCAAGGGGGTAGGTAGGCAGAAGACAATGcaaattttcacagtggttttgagttcgcggtgagGCAgtcactgcaaacataaaacgaTAAAACCACCCAAAAAATTTCTGcacgtacaatgtacagcataaccagctgctactgtGCTGCGTgcatgcaaagctggtgtgcaTATCATAAGTGATCCTCAAAGCCTTGCTGATTAGTTTCCAAAGATgaatactttaatttgttgttCTCCGTCTGAAAGTGAATGCCTGAACCTGCTTTCAATACTGTACTATAGGCTAGTATTTACTGTAAGTGTTACATAACAAAGTAAGCTGGGCACGTataacacatcatcatcatatgacTAGTGTGAGGAGGTACAAATTATGTAGTTATTGAAAAGTGTTAGACAATCGAGTTTGCAGGTAATCTACTTATTCTTGTTACGGCATACAAATGAAGATGAAAAAATCAAAGGAGTGTGATTtaattttacaactttatgGCTCACTGGTCATTTATGGCAATTTTATTATGCCAGTCGTATAATGAAATTATAATAATTTAGTTGATATATTATCATGAAAGGACCTAATCATGAGGAGTGCACACaattattctattttctaaagtTTGAATAAAATCCAATGGCCATATGATGTCACAAAATTCATCATTGGTATAACTGCTTGATTAGATTCATGTATGGACGTATGGTATAACGTTAACGTACGAGTTACAAAGTGTCCTTTTGGAAACCACTTCAAATCCCACGGAATAATGGCACAGATTGAAGTTTTAGTGCATGAAATATAGTGTCATCAGCATCCATCTGATGGACTTGAAGCTAGAGTTTTAATCTGTTTTAAAGAGCCACGTCATCAGACGGTGTAACCTTTCAGGTGAACGCGCAGAAATCTCGTCTGCCACATAACATTTTCATTCTCCCCAAAATAAGGTACATGAACCATGGCGCCAGGTGTGGGCCAACGTTTCACCACATTTGGGACGTAACTTTGGAAACAATCCGTCAAGTATCTCCTTCTAAGCGTTCCTCTTGGCCTTAACTACCCATCTGACGCCGATGGACCGCCTTGTCGAGACTGATTTGTAGAAAAATGAGTGAAAATTACCTGTTCTTCGATGAAAACCCGGTACAGTTCCTCACGACGTGACGTCACCACATCCGGGACTTCTGGGTCAGACGGATGGGCTGCGCATGTGTACTAACGATTCTTGGTGCATGATGGGATATGTGGTAACCTTTTAACTTTGACCTACAGCAGCTGAAGGACGTGCGAGATGGATCCAGCACAGTTTCAGGCAAATTTACGAAATGTAAGCGTTCTAAATGGTATAAATCTGTACCATTCAATAGATATGTTCTTTATTTAAAGCTACGTCAAATGATAAGTGTTCAGCCTTCTTTGTTTTCACATAACGGCAATGGATGTGTTGTGTGGGAGGGCCGAGTGGGTTGCACATGTGAGAGTTGTCATGACAGGATGCCCTTCGACAATTTTGAGTTGACGAGAGATGAAGAACCTTATATTGACTCAAGCTCCCAATATTTCAATGGCGGCAGGATCGACGCCACTCGTATGTTtatcaagaagaagaacaggaatGTAACATCTAAGCTGTGTTTGTCTCCTCTGTAGCTACGTGATTTCCTGGCGGTTTATAACCGGCTGACAGAACACTGCTTCAGCAGATGTGTGTCCAACATGAACTACAGGTACCTCACAAGGGAAGAGGTGAGAAGGGTGGAAATCTTGGTTTTATAAAGAGTCAATACCCTATTTCCACACAAAAAGCAAAGCGTCTAGCAATAAGCTTTTGACCAGTTCTTTGCGAATAAGATCTTTGTTATTGTCAATAACAGAATTTATTCAATACCATGTTGTTGTATATTCATTTTTGTAGATAAAATGGTTACTAGTGATGTCACTGTCTCACTGTACATATACGGTTCAGAGAGTATCAGTAATTTATGATACCACATCTAAAGTCAGGTCATGTTACAGTTGACGTCTAATGTCTAGATTATGCAAGGGATGTAATTGTTAGGGACTTCTAGACTAGTGCTTTTTGTATTATAGTCTTAAAACTTAGGCCTGCTTTCTCTTCCCCCAAACAGGAAGTCTGCCTTGATGGTTGCTCAGGAAAGTTGATCAATGCCAACCACAGAATCATACAGAAATTTGCCGAGATCGGACCTTATGCCAAACTACAGCAGGAACAGGAGAGGGCAGCTGCACAGGCTGCAGCTGAAGCAGCAGCACAAGCAGCTCAAACAGGTGCAGCAGGTGCACCAGACATTCCTACACCAGCCGGTGTTCCAGGTCTTCCACACCTAATGCCAGGTGTTGACTCACAGCTGCCAACAGGCGCAATGCCTGCACCAGACTCAGATGTGACTGCAACACAGATGTTAGGTGCAATCGCGGCTCAACCTGCACCTGTATCACCTCTATCAGGTGCCGCTGCAGGAATGTCTGGAAATGCTGAACCACAGGGACTTGCAACAAATGTCACACAGCAACAAAGTACAACATAGTTAAAGTAGTATTGCTGGATTTTACATGTTAAACGTTTGGTCAATGAAATCAACTTGTTAAAACTGAGGACGGTTCAACTTGTCAGTGACGCCACGAGGAACTGGATCACAAGCAATGCTATACTTTTCACTCTTCAGTTAAGGTTGGATGTCTCTGATGATGGGTTATATGTGTCAAACTTTTAGTcaatgaaatcaacatgttaAAACTGAAGACTTCAACCTGTTGTCATAGACTCCAGGACGAGCTGGATTTCAAGCAGCTGTTAATCTATGCTTTTCACTGTTCACTTTAGGTTGACTGTCTCAATATTTCTGatgttcagtgtaatatttaAGAGTTTAGACcatctatatatgtatagatgAGGTCTTGTATGTTGGCAATAGAAAGTTTgtgatatcaaggaggttatataacctctttGGTGATATGCAGTTaatatgtttatacatgtactaacacaTACCTGTATACATTCCTGTTGAATAAATTGCTATCATCAGACAATATAGATCATATATTTGTTTGTAATCAAAGTTGTCTACCCCATCAAGAGGATGTAAAAGGGGTTTTGAATGCTTTTTTTGTAGAAGTTGCCTTGTAGTCAGATCTACAGATGCAGTTAGTCTATGCATTAGCAATCCCTCTTCTAAATCACAAGGTCGGGTGGGGGTATTCTTTAAGCAGAGGTTTTGATAAGGGGGCTGCAAGTAGTGGCCGCAATTTTAAACGCTGCTCTAGGTGTGGGTTGGGAGAAGGTGGATGATGGAATCCCAGGTTGGTCATTGGAGTTGACTTTTACGATTTTCAAGATGTCAGCCctgagaccagactgtaaggtttgtgCTGCTCACACCAAGAAGGACATTACTCTTTTCAAAAAGTGTGATGGGTTGACCTTAGAAGaattcttatttgcatagttgttagacttatttttttttaccaagctGTGCGACTACCAATGTTTATTCACTAAAAGAGGAACACGACATGGTCCTCCACAGTACACACATTTTCTATTTCAAGTGGAACTTTTAAGACTGAGCATAAAGTCGCGCGGGAGGTAAATCTCAAGAAACATTTTACAGATCATTGCCACCCAGCGATCCTAACGCGAACTACAGGAGTTTGCGTGACTATTTGGTACATATGCTTGCTGTACAGGAAATGCATTGTCAGTCGAGACTGAGAACCCCTTTGACGAAGATTATAAGATTAATCAAAAGATCAAGTCTCTTTGAAGGAGCTCATTGTCCCTGCAGCTGTATCTTGAAAACAGTCTCTATTTATAGGAAGTGCCATTGCTGGCTCTGGTGAACACGCCACCTGTTTATGTTCCGTAGCAACGGGGACGTTTGCCTTCTTCTGACTTGTCAATACCCTGTCTAGACATCTCAATGGAACGCTGGTCTAAAGCAGCATTCTACCCTACCCGAGGCACCTGTCGAGTTCTGGAAAGTCAGGACGATAATAACCAACACAGAGCAGGTCTTAGAAGGACTTCAAGAAGCCGGTTATGTACTAGTATTCGGATAAAGCTACTAATGTGGGTAAAGCGGCCTTTATCAACGGGCAGTGGAACCGCCCAAAGGGCGTTTCTCAAAGTTTGAAGTAATACATCAGGCACAATAGTTGTGGAGGTGACTGCAATACGCGAACAATCAGAACGTATACAAATATATAGCCTCTACAGCAGACCCTCTGGCCGAAATCGTAACGTTGTCGTTTTCTGCCAAACTGCGCATTGTTGTCTGATTACTACTGTTTTTGGTGGGTTTTGCAAGCTTGGGTTCTATAACGTAAGTCGATCGTCAGAGATGGATGCAGCGACGTATGACCGGGTTCGCCCCCAAGGCCTTGAACATCCTTAAACACCAAGTTATTGTAAACAATCTAAGACCCGCTCTTACAAACCAGGCGATCCGTGAAACCGTTCATATGCCGCACCCCAGGCGAAGTAAATCCTATCCGGACCGGGCCACATTAACCGCCATCGACAACAGAAAGCCACAGAGAACATTTATACAATAATTCACGGTATAATGTTCTTATCACCGCCGCGAGACCGAAGCACCTTTGTTCACCTTTGGATGTGCGAATGACCGGGAGTGAATGCGGTGGTTTACACTTACTGCCATCTTTTAAGCCGCGGGTATACAGTATCCGATTTACAGGTGGTCAGGCGAGACGGGTAACTATATCCAGTGTTGCCGGTGTGTTATTATACTGCGAGTGACACGCTCATAGCGACCCCAGAGCTGATATACTGCTTTACCAAACCAGATAAGGGCAGGTGGCGCATTTTTTTGCCGGAGGGGATCCCGCCTTTTTGTTCTAAGTGTCCTCCCCGCAGAGAATTCGTCGGCAGGTACGTGATAAGAAGGGTGTACGCAAACCGGTGTTTGACTGATATCGATGTTGGGGTCAGGAGAGGTGGTAGTCAGGACGGGAGTAAACAATCTCTGAGACTTCTTAACGACATGACGGTGAACTGAAAGTTGTCTGCATGGCGGAGGATAAGGACAATCCCCACAAGGCCAGCGGGCTGGACCCGGGCGAAGACATAGGTGTTGGCCCTGAGACGGGCGGGGAGACTAGCGTAGGCGACCGACAAACTGTTGACGATCTTCCCGTGGGAGAAGAGAACGGAACTGGAGCCATAACAACACCACCGGTCCAGGTCACGACCGACAGAGGGATTAGCCCTCCTACATTCACTGTGACAGAGGACGTGAACGGTTTAGTCGATACCGGTGTGGGTGAGGATGAGTTCGGGGCGGGGAACGGTGAGTTTCCCGAAGTCAGCCAGGGGTTGTCTCGGAAGGTGTCGTCGGCGGGGTCGGCCTCGTCCTCGGGGTCGTCTTCGGGGTCGTCTCGCCCCGAGTCCCCAGTAGACCTGAGCCACCTGTGGGTGCCGGACCCTGCCGAGCTGGCCGAGAGGGAGGCGAACGGCAGGAACGTGGCGGGCTGGGACACCAAGAAGAGGGTGGAGGCGCGTAAGAAGCTGATGTCGATCCGGCCGCCTCAGGAAGAGGACGCCATGGACTCCATAAGGAAGAGACTTGTAGAGGTGAACGGCATGGTCAGCGGTCGTGGCTTTGTCTTACACACGCTGGACAAGATGGGGGACTCCAAGAGAGCCCTAGTACACGTGAGTACACGTCAGCTTTCCCTCCCACTTTTCATTTGTGCTATTCAATGGAAAATAATAGCATTAACATAAGAAGCTCCGGCCCATGTGAAAAGCATCGAGTTAGAATGTTGACTTGAGTATACGGATATTACAGTTATCATCTGCATATTAACCTAGATATCATTAAGTCTACTTTTGTGTTTTAACTTACGTTATACGTTTGTATCATCAGCACGCCGACGTGTTGCCTGCCATCTTTCTCGAGGGAAGAAAGTCATATCGTATGTTTGAACTAGTCAGAGATTTTCATTTCCTACGATGTAATATTGGAGCATTTCTCGTCAACCCCCTTATATCATAAACCGTACAAATGTAGAATCTTAACGCCACTCGTCATGGTGTAGCTTCATTCTAGTTCCCTTCATTCAGACAAAATTTATAATGTAGGgcgtttctttctttgtctgttTGACAGGATGCACGCCTCTTTATATCTTATCACTCATCGTTGGCCATTGATAACATCTTCAAATGCGCTTGTGTTCTTTCTCTGAAGACTAGACGGACTTATTGAATCATTTGTTTACACCATCACAGGTGGAACATTAAACTTGCCCTGCCCCAAAGCTAAATCTGTCATAATGTTGGTCAAGAGGATACAGAATGTATAGAATGATTGTTGGTGCTGCTTGTTACGGGGCGAAACTACTAGTAACGTTAACATCACGGGCTTTCAAAAGTGGTTTGAAAAGTGTTTTAAAATGCTTCTGACAAGAAACACCTTATTGACGACAATAGTATTAAGCTTCCTATAAAACTAGATCTCTCCTATTGTCGGTCAAAAGAATACAAACTACATAGCATGCTGTGTTGAACAATATGACTAGTTACGTTAGCATACAATTAAAACGTGACTTAGTAGTATTTTCGACACTGATATTCTTACAAAAATCCTTTTTATTTGCGATATAACGATAATGATGTTAAACGGTTCGTGCTTCGGCTCTGTCCTGCCGTTATCTGTTCAAAGCTTCTTTGTTACTGGTAGAAAACTACCCGTGTGTAGATATATATTGTTACATTTGAGCAAACATAGCTGTCACACCTATGTATCCATTCCCTAACTGTTTCAACGGTTCACGTCAAAGCGATAGATTAGATTGAAACTCTAACCGACCAGGCAGGCGAGGAATGAACCCAACGTTCGTTACCCGCACCCTGAAATAACAGATCCGTTTTGTGTAcgtttaacaacaaaaatattgttCAAGCCTACCAGCAGGACTCCTAGATTCAATGCCAAGGCCCTCTCTCTTGTTGAAAGTTAAACAGTAATATCTCTACCGTCTGTTGTCTGGTAGCTGACTGAGTTCTGGCGAGCATTGTTTTGCTGCGCCGTAAAGCAAATAGATACTCGGAATACATATTTTGAAGATATGCTCCCCCAAAGGTCTGTATCTATCTTTCAAAGGTTTAAACTAAATTATGGAGCAACAGAAGGTTATAAATGAATGTAGATCCATCACAAATCTTCTCAATGGTCTCCTGACACACCCAGACACACAAGACGTCTTTGCTTTAGATTAGCTGTCTTTGAAGTCAGTAGGTACCGGTGAAACACCGAAGCAGTATCAATGTTACCAGTTATTTGTGTTGATTGGGGGAGATGTAGTGTATCTAGAGCGTGTACCTGACAGCAATTCTGGACTAAAACGCTTTAACGCAAGCAAGGGATCTCTATTCAAAGTTTTTctcatttctttgtttgatgAATTTTTACTTTTTCATCATCAGAATTCTTATAGAGATGTTTCTCCAACTCTCTCTTCATCTCTTTCTTTTTAAAAGACCTTTCATGATAGCGATTTGTCTTCTTAGAGAAACAAGCATAACAagcaaagaaataacaaaataggACAACATTTGAGACTATATCATATATGGGCAAGATTCAAGATAGCCGCCTTCAGTTGCTTCTTGTTTTGTCAACTTCGTCCTTTGATTGTTGAATGAGCTGATAAGTTTGAACTTTTTCCGCAGAAATTAGAAGACCTTCACCCGAGGGACTTCAAGAAAATGTACACAAGTCACCTGAAGGTAAGTCCAGATCATAAGTTAACCTCTAGAGCCTGAGTCACGTGAAGGTTGAGGTTATTAGTACTACATATATTTACCCCAGTACAGTACCTGTTTGATCTGATACACGTAACAGATCTCCCCTTCTGACACCTCCATGTAAGATTATATTTTCCACCAGGTAGTACAAAACTTTACTGTTTGCTTTGAGACGTACGCTGGCTCGATGACTGAAGAACTATgtcgtgtaacgttacatagactTTTTGTACCCGCCTGGTACAGAACTATTAAGTGCTGTTACAAGCCTTAAAGTGCGACTATCTGTTTACCGAAACACAGTCGTACTGTCGAGACTGAAGTAGTGGTCTCAAGTGTGTAAAATGTTGTACGTTTGTTtcgtgttattttttgttatccAACCTACcaattttcaattttccttgattcaaaacaaaattttgCCTCTGTCCAAATTTTTGCCAAGTACAACAACGTCCTAACCTTTGCTCGACGTAAAGAGAACAGTTTGGTTTCCACGGCAACGGTCTTGT
Protein-coding regions in this window:
- the LOC136437306 gene encoding mitochondrial import inner membrane translocase subunit Tim10 B-like, with amino-acid sequence MDPAQFQANLRNLRDFLAVYNRLTEHCFSRCVSNMNYRYLTREEEVCLDGCSGKLINANHRIIQKFAEIGPYAKLQQEQERAAAQAAAEAAAQAAQTGAAGAPDIPTPAGVPGLPHLMPGVDSQLPTGAMPAPDSDVTATQMLGAIAAQPAPVSPLSGAAAGMSGNAEPQGLATNVTQQQSTT